The sequence GGACGTTCAACTCATTGCACCGGTGTTTGTGGACGGTGAATTATTTGCTGTCATGGCGACTACCGGCCATTGGATGGATATCGGCGGCAACGTGCCCGGTGGATGGGCCCCGCGCGCTACCGAAATTCATCAGGAAGGCATTATCATTCCGCCGGTTCGGCTATACGATGAAGGCAAGTTGAATAAAGCATTGGTCAGCATGTTCAAAGCCAACGTGCGTTTGCCGAGTGAAATTGCCGGTGACCTTGCCGCCATGTCGAACACCTTCTCGGTGGGTACACGTGGTATTGAAGCCCTGGTCAAGCGTTATGGCCGCACGATACTGGACGAATGTTTGAACGAAATGATTGCGTACTCAGAACGTCAGATGCGCTCTTACATTGCAGAAATTCCCGATGGCACTTATGCCTTTGAGGATTACTTCGACAATGACGGCATCATTGATGAACCGATACGCATCAATCTTGCGATCACGGTCACTGGTGACGATATGCATTTTGACTTCACCGGGACCGGACCGACTTCACGCGGCCCGCTCAACATGTCGCGCAATACCACGCTGTCGTCCTGTTACGTCGCGATCAAACATATTTTCCCGGATGTGCCGGTCAACGGCGGAACCTTCCGACCAATACACTTTACGCTGCCCGACAACACTTTATTATCGGCCCAATATCCCGCCGCAGTCGGTGGTTATCTGGACCCGGTCGGGCGTGTCATCGATGTTGTTTTTGGTGCTTTGTCCAAGGTCATCCCAGAAAAATCGCCCGCTGCATTTTTTGGTACGACCGGCGTGGTGACGGTGAGTGGTGTGCATCCACGCACTAAAAATTATTTTGTAGGCGTGTTTCCATATCCGGGCGGCTACGGAGCAACACAAGCCAGCGATGGTTTGATTAACGGTAATCCGCCCCAGTCGATGGCTAATTTTATGTCGCTTGAGATGTCGGAGCATCGCTTTCCACTGCGTTTCGATTATTTCAAAATCCGTGACGATTCAGGTGGCGCTGGCTGGCATCGTGGCGGCTGCGGTACCGAATATGGATTCACTGCCTGGTCCGATTGTATCGTCTCGGTGCTTGGTGATCGGGTCGACTACGCGCCGTTCGGCATCGTCGGCGGCGGTCCAGCGGCCGCCAACAATGTCGAGTTTGTTACGCAAGGCAAAACCTGGAAACCAGAGTTACGCAGTAAGCAGGAAAAAGAGCCATTTACAGCCGGCGATTCCATTCGCGCAGCATCGCCGGGTGGAGGCGGCTTCGGCAATGCTTTAGATCGCGATCTGTTGATGGTCGAACGCGATCTGAACCGTGGCTACATCAGCCGTGAAACTGCTGAAAAGAGTTATGGCGTCGTCGTCGGCCAGGCAGTCGCGCTATCGGCCGAGCACACACGCTTCCAACTCGACCCGATTGCCAGTGCCACACGGCGTCAGACACTCCAGAAATTGTTAGTCAATTCCACCAAATAAAAACGTCAAACAACCAGAGGATTCAAGCATGGATAGGACAGGGAGTTGGGAACTACCGGAAGAACTGAGAATGCTCAGGGATACCGTGCGTCGTTTTATGGTGCAGGAAGTGAAACCGATTGAAGACAAGCTGGAGCACGATGCCTATACGCTGGAGCCTGAACCGCTTAAAGCCTTGCAGAGTAAAGCCCGCGAACTTGGGTTGTGGTGTCTGGAAACGCCTGCGGAACACGGCGGCGCTGGCTTGAATCTACTTGCACAATGCGTAGTGGCTGAGGAAACCTCCAAGTGTCGCATGGGCGCTTATATTGCTGGCTGCGGTGCGTTCGGTTTCGATCCTCCGAACGTGATCTGGAAGGGAACCGACGAACAAATTAACAAATTTGGTCGTGCTAATGTCGCCTCTGGCGACAAGGCTTTCGTTGCCATCAGCGAGGCCAGTGGCGGCTCAGATCCGGGCCGGTCCATTACAACGCGTGCTGAACGTAAAGGGGATCGTTATATTCTCAATGGTACCAAGTTATGGATATCCGGCGCAGGGCAGGCCAACTGGGGCATTGTATTTGCTCGAGTTGGAGAAAGCAAAGGCCGCGAGGGGATCACCAGCTTTATTGTAGAGAAAAATAAGCCGGGTATTTCGTTACAGCGGATTCCGGTGATTCGTTCATATTCGCCGTATGAAGTGCACTTTCAGGATTATGAAGTGCCGGTCGAAAATCGGCTGGGTGAAGAAGGGCAAGGCTTTGCGCTGGCTGAGGATTGGTTGGTACATGGCCGCGTGCCGTACGCAGCGGCGACGATCGGCATTGCGCAAGCCGCGCTCGATCTGGCGGTCGCATGGGCCAAACAGCGCAAAACATTCGGTAGCCATCTGGCGGATAAACAAGCCATTCAATGGATGATCGCCGACTCCGAGGTGGAACTGCGTGCCGCGCGATTGATGGTCTATCAGGCCGCTTGGAATGGCGATTTAGGGCGTGACATTAAGGTCGATGCGTCGGTTGCCAAGCTATATGGAACGGAGGCGGCAGGCCGAGTGGTTGATCGCTGCATCCAGATTTTTGGTGGTCTCGGTGTTGCGCAAGAAATGCCGCTTGAGCGTTGGTATCGTGAACTGCGCATCAAGCGTATCGGCGAAGGGCCATCCGAAGTCCATCGCATGGTGATTGCACGTGAACTGCTTGGCAGTAAGCGCGGGGAGTCCTGATTATGGCGATTGACTTTGAAGTATCAGATGATGGTATCGCGCTCATTACGATCAATCGTCCTGAGCGACTTAACGCCATGGATATTGATCATTATCAAGGATTATCACGTGCCTGGTGCACCGTGCGTGATGATCCGGCGATCCGGGTCGCCATCATCACAGGGGCGGGCGAACGTTCGTTTACTACCGGTGCGGATATCAAGAGTTTCGTCACCGCTCCGGCAGGTATTTCCGAAATGTGGCTGACGCAACGTGATCAGTTGCTCAATCGTGGCTTGGAAGTATGGAAACCCGTTGTGTCCGCAATCAACGGCTATTGTCTCGGGGGCGGTATGACGCTCATGATGGCGACCGACATCCGGCTCGCTGCGCCGCATGCGACGTTTAGTCTGGCCGAAGTAAAACGCGGCCTGATTCCCGGTAACGGTGGTACACAACGCGTGCTGGACCAACTGCCTTATCCCATCGCCATGGAAATGTTACTCACCGGCGATGGCATCGACGCCGTAGCGGCTGAACGTTGGGGGTTGATCAACAAGATCGTACCGTTGGAGTCGCTTCTAAGCACAGCATACGACTATGCGCGGCGCATCGCCATCAATGCGCCGCTGGCAGTGCAGGCGGCGAAAGAGCTCGCGGTGCGAAGCATTGACATGGATTTGGCGACCGGGTTGCGGATGGAAGCGGTCATCAATCGCATGTTACAGACTACCGAGGATGCGAAAGAGGGTCCTGAAGCCTTTAGCGCACGTCGAACACCGAACTTTAAAGGGAAGTGAAATGAGCGGCCACTATCCACTGGAAGGCGTCACCGTTATCGATCTTGGTCAAATTTATAACGGCCCGTATTGCACGTTCATGATGGCGATGGCAGGTGCAAAGATCATCAAAATTGAAGCAAAGGGTGGTGAACATTTACGCCGCCGTGGCGTAGTTGGCGGCGCGGCATTGCCGTTCGCCATGCTCAACTCAAACAAAACGTTTGCCACCTTAAATTTGAAATCCGAACGTGGTCGTGTACTGTTAAAAAAGATGGTGCGCCGTGGCGATGTATTGGTTGAAAATTTCTCGCCCGGTGCGATGGAGCGGCTTGGCCTTGGCTACGACGTTATGCGCGAAGTCAATCCTCGCTTGATTTACGGTGCCGGTTCCGGTTATGGCCGTACTGGTCCGAATAAAGACTATCCGGCCATGGATTTGACCGTTCAGGCGATGGCGGGGATTATGACAGTGACCGGATATCCGGATCGACCGCCGGTCAAGGCTGGCCCCGCGATGTGTGATTTTTTTGGTGGCGTGCATTTGTACGGCGCAATCATGACCGCACTTTATGAACGTGAAAAAACTGGCGTCGGCAGATTGGTTGAAGTTTCGATGCAAGAAGCGGTATATGCATCGCTCAGTTCCAACCTTGGTCTACATTACAGCATGGGCGAAACGGTCGCGCCGCGCACGGGTAACCGGCACGGTGGTCTGGCCGAAGCGCCGTATAACGTCTATCCAACCACTGACGGCTATATAGCGATTATTTGTGTCGGCGAGTCGCACTGGAAATCGCTCCTCAGTGTCATGAAGCGTGACGATTTGCAGACCGATCCACGCTATGCGGATTTACTTCATCGCGTGGAAAATATAGATGCCATAGACGAACTGGTCAGCACGTTCACCTCGGGTTATTCGAAACAGGCGTTGTTCGAATTGTTGATGGAGTATGGCGTTCCCTGTGCGCCGGTACGCAATCTTACGGAGGTCGTTAATGACCCGCATATGCATGCGCGGCGTGCGTTGGAATGGGTTGAGCATCCTCTGTACGGACGCGTCTGTTTGCCCAATTCGCCGCTACGCTTCGACGGTGTGGAGCCCATGGAAATCAAGCCAAGCGGCGAACTTGGTCGTGACAATCACGCCGTGTATTCCGATTGGCTTGGACTCAGCGATGCCGAAATCCAGCAACTGATCGAAGAAGAGGTGATTTGATGCGGGAAAAAGCAGTGATTGCAGGAATCGGACAAACCGCATTTGGCAAGCTGGAAGGACGCAGCACGCTATCGATGAATGTAGAAGCGGTAAGCAAAGCGCTGACAGATGCCGGAATCGATAAAAGTATGGTTGATGGCCTGTTCGTAAAGTGTCCGACATCACGGTTTGAGATGATGTACGCACAAAAACTCGCCGAATCAATGGGCATCATGCCGCGTATCGGCGGCGTATGGGATCAGGGTGGCGCATCGAGCGCAGGAATGATCGGTTATGCCGCGATGGCAATCGAAGCTGGACAGTGTGAAATTGCGTTGGTATGTCTTGCCGACAATCCAAAAACCGGATCACGCCAGGCATATGAAAAGGCCTGGGGCGATGACGGTCTGTATGGTTGGTTCGGTACGCCAGCAGGTTACGCGATGATTGCACGTCGCCATATGGGCGAGTTTGGGACGACTAGCGATCAACTGGGTGCGATTGCTGTGGCATGTCGCAAACATGGCGCAGCCAATCCACACGCGCAATTACGCAAACCGTTAACGCTGGATCAATACCGCGAGTCGAAGATGATTGCCGCACCGTTACGGCGTGACGATTGTTGTCTGGTCTCCGATGGTGGCGCGGCAGTCGTGGTGATGAGTGCCGAGCGTGCGCGTCAGTTGGGTGTTCCAAAGCCGGTCCCTATCCTGGGATTTGGACAAGGCCAGACCTCATGGGAAGTCGAACAGCGTCCAGATCTGACCTCAACCGAGGCGGTGATCTCGGCAAGGGCTGCGTTCAAGATGGCAGGATTGTCACCGAAGGATATCGATGTCGCGCAAATTTACGATTGCTTCACCATCACCGCGCTGATGACATTGGAAGACTACGGCTTCTGTGCCAAGGGCGAGGGCGGTCATTTTGTTGAAGATGGACGGATTGAAATCGGCGGTGATTTACCGATCAATACCGCGGGCGGATTGTTGTCGGAAACCGGCATGCCCGGCATGCAGTTGGTGCTCGAGGGCGTGCGCCAGATGCGGGGTGATGCATCGACGCAGGTCAAGAATGCACGCACCTGTGCGATTAGCAATCAGGGCGGGATCATGCACACGCACTCGACTTTGATACTTGGACAATGACAGCCGGACAATAACACCCAGACAATGATTCGATAAAACAAT is a genomic window of Glaciimonas sp. CA11.2 containing:
- a CDS encoding hydantoinase B/oxoprolinase family protein, whose translation is MDPVTLAVVRGSLEQIADEMDLHLIHAAISPIISETNDCANGIFHPITGETIAQGRYGLPVFLAYMQFTVQTVIGMALKDGGFKPGDMWILNDPYIGGSHLQDVQLIAPVFVDGELFAVMATTGHWMDIGGNVPGGWAPRATEIHQEGIIIPPVRLYDEGKLNKALVSMFKANVRLPSEIAGDLAAMSNTFSVGTRGIEALVKRYGRTILDECLNEMIAYSERQMRSYIAEIPDGTYAFEDYFDNDGIIDEPIRINLAITVTGDDMHFDFTGTGPTSRGPLNMSRNTTLSSCYVAIKHIFPDVPVNGGTFRPIHFTLPDNTLLSAQYPAAVGGYLDPVGRVIDVVFGALSKVIPEKSPAAFFGTTGVVTVSGVHPRTKNYFVGVFPYPGGYGATQASDGLINGNPPQSMANFMSLEMSEHRFPLRFDYFKIRDDSGGAGWHRGGCGTEYGFTAWSDCIVSVLGDRVDYAPFGIVGGGPAAANNVEFVTQGKTWKPELRSKQEKEPFTAGDSIRAASPGGGGFGNALDRDLLMVERDLNRGYISRETAEKSYGVVVGQAVALSAEHTRFQLDPIASATRRQTLQKLLVNSTK
- a CDS encoding acyl-CoA dehydrogenase family protein; the protein is MDRTGSWELPEELRMLRDTVRRFMVQEVKPIEDKLEHDAYTLEPEPLKALQSKARELGLWCLETPAEHGGAGLNLLAQCVVAEETSKCRMGAYIAGCGAFGFDPPNVIWKGTDEQINKFGRANVASGDKAFVAISEASGGSDPGRSITTRAERKGDRYILNGTKLWISGAGQANWGIVFARVGESKGREGITSFIVEKNKPGISLQRIPVIRSYSPYEVHFQDYEVPVENRLGEEGQGFALAEDWLVHGRVPYAAATIGIAQAALDLAVAWAKQRKTFGSHLADKQAIQWMIADSEVELRAARLMVYQAAWNGDLGRDIKVDASVAKLYGTEAAGRVVDRCIQIFGGLGVAQEMPLERWYRELRIKRIGEGPSEVHRMVIARELLGSKRGES
- a CDS encoding enoyl-CoA hydratase/isomerase family protein codes for the protein MAIDFEVSDDGIALITINRPERLNAMDIDHYQGLSRAWCTVRDDPAIRVAIITGAGERSFTTGADIKSFVTAPAGISEMWLTQRDQLLNRGLEVWKPVVSAINGYCLGGGMTLMMATDIRLAAPHATFSLAEVKRGLIPGNGGTQRVLDQLPYPIAMEMLLTGDGIDAVAAERWGLINKIVPLESLLSTAYDYARRIAINAPLAVQAAKELAVRSIDMDLATGLRMEAVINRMLQTTEDAKEGPEAFSARRTPNFKGK
- a CDS encoding CoA transferase — translated: MSGHYPLEGVTVIDLGQIYNGPYCTFMMAMAGAKIIKIEAKGGEHLRRRGVVGGAALPFAMLNSNKTFATLNLKSERGRVLLKKMVRRGDVLVENFSPGAMERLGLGYDVMREVNPRLIYGAGSGYGRTGPNKDYPAMDLTVQAMAGIMTVTGYPDRPPVKAGPAMCDFFGGVHLYGAIMTALYEREKTGVGRLVEVSMQEAVYASLSSNLGLHYSMGETVAPRTGNRHGGLAEAPYNVYPTTDGYIAIICVGESHWKSLLSVMKRDDLQTDPRYADLLHRVENIDAIDELVSTFTSGYSKQALFELLMEYGVPCAPVRNLTEVVNDPHMHARRALEWVEHPLYGRVCLPNSPLRFDGVEPMEIKPSGELGRDNHAVYSDWLGLSDAEIQQLIEEEVI
- a CDS encoding thiolase family protein, which translates into the protein MREKAVIAGIGQTAFGKLEGRSTLSMNVEAVSKALTDAGIDKSMVDGLFVKCPTSRFEMMYAQKLAESMGIMPRIGGVWDQGGASSAGMIGYAAMAIEAGQCEIALVCLADNPKTGSRQAYEKAWGDDGLYGWFGTPAGYAMIARRHMGEFGTTSDQLGAIAVACRKHGAANPHAQLRKPLTLDQYRESKMIAAPLRRDDCCLVSDGGAAVVVMSAERARQLGVPKPVPILGFGQGQTSWEVEQRPDLTSTEAVISARAAFKMAGLSPKDIDVAQIYDCFTITALMTLEDYGFCAKGEGGHFVEDGRIEIGGDLPINTAGGLLSETGMPGMQLVLEGVRQMRGDASTQVKNARTCAISNQGGIMHTHSTLILGQ